The region TTTGATCAAACCGCATGTACGGTTTGGTTTGCGATTTGAGGAAAAAACCGCACCGCCCGCACCACGCTCACCCCTAGCTAACATAACATGTCACTGACAAAACAATTCACTAGCTTATATCAACAGGTGAATACAATATTCAGGAAAATGTATCTTATATCATTACTTGAGACTTTAATTTGTTTTCCTTTGGTAGGCTGTAAATGCAAATGTATCTTTGAAGTGACTGGAGGAACTTCTCTTGGCCGAGGAAAGAACTCTTTTGCCGAACCCATCTCTTGAACCAGGACTTCCTGCAGTATCAATCAAGAATGGTTCATTTTCTTGGGAGTCAAAGGTTATATTTTTCATATTCAATTACAAAAAAACTTCAGGCCATAAAATGATAAATAATTAGAATTATATTCTAATAAATAATCCTAGAAGGTTGCTTCTAATTGAACACTGTCACTTTGGACCACAAATCCATGAAAATTTAACTCAAGACTATGAGAAAAATATACAGAAAAAAATTCTGTTCATGCAACACTATATCCTTACTATTTAAAAAATGTAAAGAGAACACCGAGATGATATTTGATGCAAGCAATTTTAAAAGTTTGCCGGTACATTCTGGCTACATGAGGAAGGTTTGGAACTTTAAAGTGCAAACCATCGGCTTAAATGTAGATATTTGCCCCCTATATGTTCATCATTCATACACATCAATTTTCTTATGTTACTAATAATAGATATCTTACAAAACGATTCCGCATAACTAATGTCATTTGGAATTGTTCAAGCATATGCTTTAGATTTACAGACACTTGTTGTTCAAGCATATGCTTTAGATTTACAGACCACAAGGTACTCTTGTCGCAATTGTTGGTAGTACTGGAGAAGGAAAGACATCACTTGTATCAGCGATGCTTGGAGAGCTTCCAGCAGTTGGAGATACAAATGTTGTTATTAGAGGAAAAGTTGCATATGTTTCCCAAGTATCATGGATCTTCAATGCTACGGTGAGTGAATACACTTTTTCTGTTGTATCAATTAATTTCTCTTGTATGGAAACTGCCAATTAAGAAATTTATTCAACCTCGATACTCGGCATTGCTTCCATCCTGTGTAAGGAATACACTATGATAAGAAGTATGTGAAACAATAAGCGAGGTGATAAACACATTTATGATATTGTGTACAGTTAAGCCAAAGACAAAAGGTTATGTAATATAACCGTATTTACAACCTACATTGTGTGATATGCATATTTTAATGTTTCAGGTACGGCAGAACATTTTGTTTGGATCTGCATTTGATCCTATAAGGTATTCAAAGGCAATAGATGTGACTGCATTGCGGCATGACCTTGACTTGCTTCCTGTGAGTGCTAAAACAACATTTTGTGCTGCTAATGTTATGAATGTAATAtggaataattgttattataaTTCGACTATTATAATTGGTCTCTGTTGATATTTTTTAATAATACTGCTGTTAGTTAAGTAATTTAGTTAAGTGGTGTTCGGTTATTGTTTTGTGTTTGTCTACCCTGTGGAAAGACACCGAGCATAGCTATGGGGTAAAGTTACACTTATTATCTTTCTCTGTATGCTCTATAAGGGCTACATGGCTAGACAATTTTTTCATAGTTTACAACATTCGACTATTATAATTGGTCTCTGTTGATATTTTTTAACATTCGACTATTAGTTAAGTAAATTAGTTAAGTGGTGTTCAGTTATTGTTTTGTGTTTGCCTACCCTGTAGAAAGACACCGAGCATAGCTATGGGGTAAAGTTACACTTATTATCTTTCTCTGTATGCTCTATAAGGGCTACATGGCTAGACAATTTTTTCAGGTATTATATTTGTAGGCACTCTTGATATTTTGATAATACTGCTGTTGCATCTCCAGGTTTTTGAAAAATGTATTAAGGAAGAACTGAGAGGAAAAAGAAGAGTTCTTGTGACAAACCAACTACATTTTCTTTCACAAGTAGACAGAGTCGTTCTAGTGCATGAAGGAAGGTGAAAGAGGAGGGAACTTTTGAGGAACTGTCAAACAATGGGAAACTGTTCCCAAAGCTAATGGAAAATGCAGGGAAGCTGGAAGAATATGTGGAAGATAATGAAGACGGCTTGAACATCGAAAGTAAGATTTCAAAACCTACTGTTAATGGTGAAACAGAAGAGGTTCCTCAGGATGCAAGCCAGACAAAGAAAAATGAAGGAAAATCTATACTTATCAAACAAGAACGGGAAACAGGAGTAGTCAGTTGGAACTACAGATCATTGTGGCAGTCATCTAGTCTTTGATCTGGGACTGTTTATAGTTGGTTTATAACCATTAAATGTAGTTAACACTAAAATTATGTGTTTATAATCATTACAGATTCGTGCAATTATTTATCTGCAATTTCATATTTCAGTAGGCCTAAGCTCTGTTGGAACATGTGGATGAGATATGCGTACATAGGTTAACACAATAGTTAAGTGTACCAGCGCTATGTTGTAGACTAAACTAAACCAAGTTGCATCCCAGTCATTGCATTTGTTATAGACTAGGTTTTTACAGCTATGTTTTCTCAGTTATGCATCTATTCAATCAATCTCTACAAATACTACCGGCTAGTCTAATACATCATTCAATCTTTGTTATGCGTGTCGTCAATCTTCAAATATTCATACATGCCATAGAATTTTTTTTTCTTGATTGGGTTGGCTGGTGATCATACATAATTACATATATCTTTACCTAGTATCCTTTCGACATTTAAGATGTAAACGCAATATCTATGTACTATCTTTTCTTACTTGTCAGGTATAAAAATGCATTAGGAGGGTGGTGGGTAGTTATGATACTCTTAATGTGCTATGTCCTAACAGAAGTTTTGCGAGTTATGAGTAGCACATGGTTAAGTGTTTGGACAGATGCAAGTAGCCCGAAGAGATATGGACCTGGCTTCTATAATTTGATTTATTCACTTCTGTCGCTTGGTCAGGTATGATTTACATATAATCTGTATCCTCCTAATAAAGTATAAAATTTGCAATTGTTTTTGTTAGAAATGCATCAATTGAATTCCTTCTTACAATTGGTTAGGTTTTAGTGACATTGGCAAATTCATTTGGGATAATCTTATCAAGCCTTTACGCATCTCGAAAGTTGCATGAAGCTATGCTCAACTCTATTCTAAGAGCGCCAATGGTCTTCTTCCATACCAACCCACTTGGACGCATTATCAATAGGTTTGCGAAGGATCTAGGTGATATTGACCGCAATGTTGGGCCTTTTGTGAATATATTTTTGGGTCAAGTGTCCCAGCTCATTTCAACTTTTGTGTTAATTGGGATACTAAGCACTATGTCATTATTTCGGATCGGTTCCACTTTCGGATTATGATATAACTTGAGGTcattcggatcggatcggatgTGATTCGGTTCGGATCTAATTCGGATCAAAAACGGATGAAACTCGGATAAAAATAGGACAAAATTCGGTTCGGATTAAATTCGGTTCGAATATTTCGGATCataactttttttattttttcatgttttgagacttaaaaaaatatctttttattaaatgtactacttttaatataatataatgtacttttacattaatttataattaaataatcaaattaTCAAGAATATAAGATACATTTAAGTATGAATTTTGCTTATTTCAGATCATATTCGGTTGGAATATTATCTGAATCGGTTTTGTTCGATTCCAATTTATAATCGGATCTAGTACTTCGGATCATTTTCGGTCAAATTTTCGGTTCAAGTAATTTTCGGACCGCTTTAGTTTGGTTTTCGGATAATTATCGGATTATATAATTCGGATCTCGGATTGGATCTCCGATCCATagatttcggttcggtttttcggatTCAGACCCATTTTGTCAGGTCTAAAGACAACTAAGTATTATAGCAGTCGTTAACACACCTCTTTGAATTATTACCAATGAAATAATTTTCCAAAGCGAGGAGTGAAGCATATTGGAGTAATCTGATCTAAAGCTAATTGGCTTGGAAATATTCGATAATTCTGATTGAAATGCAGATGAAATTGCTTTTGGTAATCTCTGAAGCAGTATTCAGTATTCCATTATCTAAAGCTAAGTAAAATACATGAAAGAGAACTATAGGGGTGAAACTAAAATACGGTGTAACCGTACTAAGATGAAACCAAGTACCTATCAAGAAATAATTTGGAGTTCTACgaaaatagaattgtaatcatattatagtttgaacaattttattattttgtagtagtgaaatcaaaatataatttttttttgccCGCAAGGTTGGCTCAATTGGTTAAAGAAAGGATAActaaaaatacaattttttataatattcataccattttattaaaatggaattctaccaacaaattaaaaaattctaaattaaaaaatttcaatttaaacaCATTGCCTATTTAATTAGTCGTGATTTATATTTTTCGGAACCTATTTAGTTGAGCCAATTTatgaacttatttattttaaaatataattaaaaataggattcaaacctataaaattaataaaaaattatggcttataaaaaatttaaaaatgagtaaaaataatacatatacaattataagtcatatagaaaTAAAAATGGATAAAAATAATACTTGGAGTTATAAAAGGTGAAACCAAAAGGTGGTGTAACTAAAAAAATAAGTGAATATGTTTagtttattaataaaaaaaacgggtaaaaataatacatatagaattataagtcatataggaatcaaaaagaataaaaatattaaacCTAAAGTTACACCAttaatcataaaaataaaaaaaataaatagtgatagaaccaaaaaataagtgaaaacaaagtatcacttaaaaaatttattaataattaaaaatgggtaaaaataatatatatatatatatatatatatctatataattcatataggaataaaaagataataataatacaaTTAGAGTTCATGAAAAGTGAAACCAAAAGTGGTGATACCAAAAAATAAGTGACACCAAGTATCAATTGGTCAAATAACCATACCACCTAAACATTCCACTGCCTGAACTACCTGAGAGTCTGT is a window of Apium graveolens cultivar Ventura chromosome 11, ASM990537v1, whole genome shotgun sequence DNA encoding:
- the LOC141695044 gene encoding ABC transporter C family member 2-like isoform X2; its protein translation is MLGELPAVGDTNVVIRGKVAYVSQVSWIFNATVRQNILFGSAFDPIRYSKAIDVTALRHDLDLLPVFEKCIKEELRGKRRVLVTNQLHFLSQVDRVVLVHEGR
- the LOC141695044 gene encoding ABC transporter C family member 12-like isoform X3 — translated: MVHFLGSQRPQGTLVAIVGSTGEGKTSLVSAMLGELPAVGDTNVVIRGKVAYVSQVSWIFNATVRQNILFGSAFDPIRFLKNVLRKN
- the LOC141695044 gene encoding ABC transporter C family member 2-like isoform X1, which gives rise to MVHFLGSQRPQGTLVAIVGSTGEGKTSLVSAMLGELPAVGDTNVVIRGKVAYVSQVSWIFNATVRQNILFGSAFDPIRYSKAIDVTALRHDLDLLPVFEKCIKEELRGKRRVLVTNQLHFLSQVDRVVLVHEGR